The following proteins come from a genomic window of Bacillota bacterium:
- a CDS encoding Fur family transcriptional regulator, with amino-acid sequence MRPEVEAFQRILAEKGYRVTPQRVGIYEYLLESKRHPSAEDIYQALKDRFPMMSQATVYKTLELLLELGLITELGFGAAASRYDGNPSVHINILCTACHRIYDVVEPELARLAESVAEQSGFVVSGQRHELYGICPECQRRRGAHVER; translated from the coding sequence GTGCGTCCTGAAGTCGAGGCGTTCCAGAGGATACTGGCGGAGAAGGGGTACCGTGTCACCCCGCAGCGGGTGGGGATCTACGAGTACCTGCTGGAGAGCAAGAGGCACCCGTCTGCGGAGGATATCTACCAGGCGCTCAAGGACCGCTTCCCCATGATGAGCCAGGCGACGGTTTACAAAACCCTGGAGCTTCTGCTGGAGCTTGGGCTCATCACGGAGCTTGGATTCGGCGCTGCCGCGAGCCGTTACGATGGGAACCCCAGCGTGCACATCAACATCCTTTGCACCGCTTGCCATCGTATTTATGATGTAGTTGAGCCCGAGCTGGCGCGCCTGGCGGAGTCGGTAGCCGAGCAGTCGGGGTTCGTGGTGAGCGGCCAGCGGCATGAGCTTTACGGGATCTGCCCGGAGTGCCAGCGACGCCGGGGCGCGCACGTAGAGAGGTGA
- a CDS encoding DoxX family membrane protein translates to MQTLWRVVFGLMRIWLGYQWLEAGLGKITNPAWVGDKAGVAISGFFKGAIAKAAGDHPAVRPWYASFLENVALPNATTFSYLIAFGETLVGLALIFGVLTSFAALMGAFMNLNFMLAGTTSTNPILYTVAIIVILAGARASYFGLDYYLMPLLRQTVARVRGQERDAQAAP, encoded by the coding sequence ATGCAGACGCTTTGGCGGGTCGTTTTCGGGCTGATGCGCATCTGGCTCGGGTATCAGTGGCTCGAGGCCGGCCTCGGCAAGATCACCAACCCCGCCTGGGTGGGTGACAAGGCCGGCGTGGCCATCTCGGGCTTCTTCAAGGGAGCCATCGCCAAGGCAGCAGGAGATCACCCGGCGGTGCGGCCCTGGTACGCGTCGTTCCTGGAGAACGTGGCGCTGCCCAACGCCACCACGTTCAGCTACCTGATCGCGTTCGGGGAGACGCTGGTGGGGCTTGCGCTCATCTTCGGCGTGCTGACGAGCTTCGCCGCCCTGATGGGGGCGTTCATGAACCTCAACTTCATGCTGGCCGGCACCACCAGCACCAATCCGATTCTGTACACGGTCGCCATCATCGTCATCCTGGCGGGTGCCCGGGCGAGCTACTTCGGGCTCGACTACTACCTGATGCCGCTGCTTCGCCAGACCGTGGCCAGGGTGCGCGGGCAGGAGCGTGATGCACAAGCAGCGCCCTGA
- a CDS encoding NAD(P)-dependent oxidoreductase has product MSVRRPQYTRVPIAHRPAAERIRDFDEVVLTYRDDEAVAEAQRCLQCYKPACELACPNHNPIKSFIRLVSEGRAEEAAGMLWAHNAISSCTGRVCAWENQCEGACPLGRKGEPVAIGALERYLAEKALSAQFPEGRPSLAAAWPHGRAAIEVGDVAVVGAGPAGLSCANVLSRRGYRVTVLDAWVAPGGVMSYGIPEFVLPKKTVASEVERLRRQGIRFVQEVVVGRDVTVDGLFEMGFRAVFLGIGANEPVKMGVLGEDLPGVVSAKDFLMAVAAAQLGDRRPAGQDMDLTGKRVIVIGAGNTAMDAARTALRLGALDVSILYRRAREHSPSRPVEMALAEEEGVRFEFLVAPQRFLGENGRLVAAEVVRMRLGAPDSSGRPSPEPIEGSEYVIPIDVAILAVGYRVERDLTAATPGLEAGRGGRILVKDDRGMTSKGAVWAGGDCVTGANTVVHAVAAGRLAAEAIAAYLQGASRAEAPAASPAGAG; this is encoded by the coding sequence ATGTCGGTGCGACGGCCGCAGTATACACGGGTTCCCATTGCCCACCGCCCCGCAGCCGAGCGGATCCGGGACTTTGACGAGGTCGTCCTCACCTACCGTGACGACGAGGCGGTGGCAGAAGCCCAGCGGTGCCTGCAGTGCTACAAACCGGCGTGCGAGCTGGCCTGCCCCAACCACAACCCCATCAAGAGCTTCATCCGCCTGGTGTCCGAGGGCCGGGCCGAAGAGGCTGCTGGAATGCTCTGGGCCCACAACGCCATCTCCTCCTGCACGGGCCGGGTTTGCGCCTGGGAGAACCAGTGCGAGGGGGCGTGCCCTCTCGGCCGGAAGGGCGAGCCTGTCGCCATTGGAGCGCTCGAACGCTACCTCGCCGAAAAGGCCCTTTCCGCCCAGTTCCCGGAGGGGCGCCCGTCGCTCGCGGCGGCATGGCCGCACGGGCGTGCGGCGATCGAGGTGGGCGACGTCGCCGTGGTCGGGGCGGGGCCGGCGGGGCTCTCCTGTGCCAACGTGCTCTCACGGCGCGGATACCGGGTCACCGTCCTGGACGCCTGGGTGGCGCCCGGAGGCGTGATGAGCTACGGGATTCCCGAGTTCGTGCTGCCCAAGAAGACGGTGGCCTCCGAAGTTGAGCGCCTCCGCCGCCAGGGGATCCGGTTCGTCCAGGAGGTCGTGGTGGGCCGGGACGTCACGGTGGATGGACTGTTCGAGATGGGGTTCCGGGCCGTCTTTCTGGGTATCGGCGCCAACGAGCCGGTCAAGATGGGCGTTTTGGGCGAGGATCTCCCGGGGGTCGTGAGCGCCAAGGACTTCCTGATGGCAGTGGCCGCGGCGCAGCTCGGCGACCGCCGGCCGGCCGGGCAGGACATGGACCTGACGGGCAAGAGGGTGATCGTCATCGGGGCCGGCAACACGGCCATGGACGCCGCCCGCACGGCGCTGCGCCTTGGCGCTTTAGACGTCTCGATCCTGTACCGGAGGGCCCGGGAGCACAGCCCATCCCGCCCGGTGGAGATGGCGCTGGCCGAGGAAGAAGGGGTTCGCTTCGAGTTCCTGGTAGCGCCCCAGCGCTTTCTCGGCGAAAACGGGCGGCTTGTCGCCGCCGAGGTCGTGCGCATGCGGCTGGGGGCTCCGGACAGTTCCGGCCGCCCCTCCCCCGAGCCCATCGAGGGATCGGAGTACGTGATCCCCATCGATGTGGCCATCCTGGCGGTGGGATACCGGGTCGAGCGGGACCTGACGGCGGCCACGCCGGGCCTCGAAGCCGGACGTGGTGGCCGGATCCTGGTGAAAGACGATCGGGGCATGACCTCGAAAGGTGCCGTGTGGGCCGGAGGCGACTGCGTGACCGGCGCCAACACCGTGGTGCATGCGGTAGCCGCCGGCCGGCTAGCAGCCGAAGCCATCGCTGCCTACCTGCAGGGGGCCAGCCGGGCCGAAGCTCCCGCCGCTTCGCCGGCGGGGGCCGGGTAA
- the nth gene encoding endonuclease III, with the protein MSVPDAPRRESKAHRRRRALAIVEALKARYPEARIPLRHRSPLQLLIATILSAQCTDATVNKVTPVLFEALRDAQDFAWADRRRLEELIHPTGFFRQKARMIQEACRQILDRFGGEVPHRMEELLTLPGVGRKTANVLLSAAALEEWPGWNPKENGLGIVVDTHVMRLSRRLALSFASDPERIEQDLMQLVPPEEWASLPLRLIYFGRKVCVARRPRCQECDLLTCCPAGRHQGATPWLGARANRKV; encoded by the coding sequence GTGAGCGTACCCGACGCGCCTCGCCGCGAATCGAAAGCCCACCGGCGACGGCGAGCCCTGGCCATCGTTGAGGCCCTCAAGGCCCGCTACCCCGAGGCGCGCATCCCGCTGCGCCACCGAAGCCCGCTGCAGCTTCTCATTGCCACCATTCTCTCCGCCCAGTGCACCGACGCCACGGTGAACAAGGTCACGCCGGTGCTGTTCGAAGCGTTGCGCGACGCGCAGGACTTTGCGTGGGCCGACCGCCGGCGACTGGAAGAGCTCATCCATCCAACCGGGTTTTTCCGGCAAAAGGCTCGGATGATCCAGGAGGCGTGTCGGCAGATCCTGGATCGCTTCGGCGGTGAAGTGCCCCACCGCATGGAAGAACTGCTGACCCTCCCGGGCGTCGGCCGCAAGACCGCCAACGTGCTTTTGTCGGCGGCCGCCCTTGAGGAATGGCCGGGCTGGAACCCGAAGGAAAACGGCCTCGGCATCGTCGTGGACACGCACGTGATGCGCCTTTCCCGGCGGCTCGCCCTGAGCTTCGCGTCCGACCCGGAGCGGATCGAACAGGACCTCATGCAACTCGTCCCGCCCGAGGAGTGGGCCAGCCTGCCGCTGCGGCTCATCTACTTCGGCCGGAAGGTCTGCGTGGCCCGACGGCCCCGGTGCCAGGAGTGCGATCTCCTCACCTGCTGCCCTGCAGGCCGCCACCAGGGAGCCACTCCATGGCTGGGCGCCCGCGCCAACCGAAAGGTATAG
- a CDS encoding SIMPL domain-containing protein (The SIMPL domain is named for its presence in mouse protein SIMPL (signalling molecule that associates with mouse pelle-like kinase). Bacterial member BP26, from Brucella, was shown to assemble into a channel-like structure, while YggE from E. coli has been associated with resistance to oxidative stress.), protein MRAIRRRAPVAAFLVAASLAAAMATPALAAAPDQDERSRTLVVTGRATVFGRPDTVRVTIGIDTQAPSAQHAQDENAGKVNRVLAALQDFGIAARDMQTSGIQLGPVFRYDEKSREQRLVGYRASYTLTVHLRKLEDAGQVVDAAVQAGANRIDGISFIVRDIQPLKQQALGQAVADAIAQAQALAQAAGIQLGELVSISGVSFTSSVPPIRIQMGARAPALEDTSTPVEPGELEFTASVTVTYAIR, encoded by the coding sequence TTGAGAGCAATCCGACGGCGAGCGCCAGTTGCCGCGTTCCTGGTGGCCGCCTCGCTCGCTGCAGCCATGGCCACGCCGGCCCTGGCGGCCGCACCCGACCAAGACGAGCGTTCGAGGACACTGGTGGTGACGGGCCGCGCGACGGTGTTCGGCCGCCCGGATACCGTCCGGGTCACCATCGGCATCGACACGCAGGCGCCCTCGGCGCAGCATGCGCAGGACGAAAACGCCGGGAAGGTCAACCGCGTTCTGGCAGCCCTGCAGGATTTCGGGATTGCAGCGCGCGACATGCAGACCTCGGGCATCCAGCTCGGCCCGGTGTTCCGCTACGATGAGAAGAGCCGGGAGCAGCGGCTTGTCGGCTACCGCGCCTCCTACACCCTCACCGTCCATCTTCGGAAGCTCGAGGACGCCGGGCAGGTGGTGGACGCAGCCGTGCAGGCGGGCGCCAACCGCATTGACGGGATCAGCTTCATCGTGAGGGACATTCAGCCCCTGAAGCAGCAGGCGCTGGGCCAGGCGGTGGCGGACGCCATCGCCCAGGCGCAGGCGCTGGCCCAGGCAGCAGGCATCCAGCTTGGCGAACTGGTCAGCATCAGCGGGGTCAGCTTCACCTCCTCCGTGCCCCCCATCCGGATCCAGATGGGCGCGCGGGCACCGGCGCTCGAGGACACCTCGACGCCGGTCGAGCCGGGCGAGCTGGAGTTCACGGCCAGCGTCACGGTCACCTACGCGATCCGGTGA